Genomic window (Bombus vancouverensis nearcticus chromosome 2, iyBomVanc1_principal, whole genome shotgun sequence):
cgtaattaaataattttttcatgGAACTTCTTGATTCTGACATTACTTATCCACGCGACATTCGCATGGAGACGAGACCCCCTTCGATTACGTATACCTCGACGATAAAACCTCCTTTGCGTGGATTAGTCCGCTCAATCAGGAAATATACTCGAAGCCCCCATAAAGTTCTCCCGGCGTGCAAACCCCTATGTATGTGTTCTATGTATTACCCTCTATGTGCTTCCCTTCTGTTACGCATTCTCGTGCGCTGAGCGCACAAGGCACATAGCGACAGATAAGACTCGCTATCTTAATTGACATATCAAATCAAAAATGTTCGGAAGTATTTTTATACCTCTTTAAGTTTCGTTAACGTTATCAGTGCGTTCGGATTCGACGAGCCTTACTTTATCGATATTCCTTCTGAAATAATTCAGCGACGAAGCTTTCTTGGTATTTTCAATTTTAGAATGATTAATTATTCGAACATAAATTATTTTCCAAAATATGCTGCCAGTATCGTTGCTtgctccttttcttcttttcgagaAAAAATCAGAGAGGTATGTTTTTCTAACGTAGTTCGTAAGGCACGTTTAAAAGAGTATTGTGCGATTCTTAAgatggtaatacgttacaaatattCCTTAATATTTTCCTTCGAATTTGCTATAAATGAACTTGCAGAAATAACATAACGAAATTATATATGCATAACGAAATtaggaaatttataaaaaattgaatcgATCAGTTTAGCTTCTGAGAGATTCACAGCCAAAATTTTACTCCTTAAAGCTTATCCAAATGTTCCTAACACTTTTGTCGATTAAACATTTATGTCGAtcgtattataaaattttgtcGACTATATTTCGCTGTTCATCAAAACTTTTCGTACAATAACGTGATTAtctttgtttaattatttatacattatctCAGTTCCCtgtaaaatattgtttcttcataatttacgatatattaaattattttccataaacagaaaatgttataaaaattgcAACGCAAGGGTAACATTATACGATCAGAAAACAGATAGCGCAGCGAGTGTATAGAtggggggagggggaggggagAAATTTTCAGAGTAcacagaaagagagacagaTTCGGTTTCGGATGTATTTTAAAGTCCATGGGGCTCAATGTTCCGCGAAATACGTTGCTCCCTTCCTATCGGTTGTATAATACAGATGCCGTATAGAAGATGGCTACAAATCCCCCAGAACTCTTCATATCTATAACCTCTTTTCATTTCATTCTCGACAACGAGAGCTCACACGCGACAGGGTAGTTTTAAACAATTCATCCTTGAAACCCTCCCACGCGGGTAAGTTTATTGCTACTTTTGAACATATACCACGATAGGAACCACTTCGATTTCGCTTAACTTGGTGGAAGTTTCACGATACCTGGCTGATATAATAtctcttaaacaattttaagcCAGAGAATATAAACTCGTTCGATTACTGCAAATATAAGTTTGCTCTATTGCTGTGAAAGTAATATTTATAGATTATAGTGTGCGCTTCTTAAGTGTAACTGTACCAGTACAAGCTAATACATAAGAGATTATAATACTTTAGAGATAGGCTACTTTATAGTATCTTATTTATTGATTAAATTAATTGATATAAGAATATGTTGAGTGGTGCATTCCTATTTCATGAATTACGcttcttatacagggtggttggtaactggtggtacaagcggaaagggggtgattctacgcgaaaaaagaagtcgaaaatatagaataaaaatttcttcttcatttgttttttttttaattttttttaaaatctacagtgagatccgttataacgagacgtgataaagtgcacgcgtaccgagcgaaaattcaaagtcgattttctcgaaaacaaagcctcgaacgaaaaatttttattctatattttcgacttcttttttcgcatagaatcaccccctttccgcttgtacgaCCCTGTATATCTTCAATTCATATGACGAAACTATGATTCGTTTGTGAGCTTAAATAAAACGATACATAGCCAATGTTTGTTTTAATACCATTCTCTTGCATTATTACagtaatctttaatctaatttaattttatcttacTTCCGTGTATTTACTACGTCGAAATTTCATTCATAATTTATCTAACAACATCTTAAAGTTCTCGATCATTCGAAAGATTTTGCGATCTttaattattttgatttttcatttgaaaatgtttcgtaGAGCTTCGTTTAACTATTTCCTGTCCtctgaaaaatgataaaatctgTTTTTAATTTAAGCCAAAAATTGTTATATTATCCTGTTATTTATCatgtagatttttttttttaccaatcAAAGGAACGAAATACGATTGCTCGCGTCTGGTCGAGGTGATTGTAAACTTTTGTTAAAGGTAACGGGGTTGCACTTTCAACTTACGGCGGTTAAAGTCAATTCGATAGCAGTTAACGAATTGTTGGGGGTGAATAGAAGGGGTTTGTGGTTAACGTGAGGGGTTGACAGGGGAACACATAATACATTGTTACCCCATCCACCGGATTCACCCCTTCCACGTGCAGTAATTTTCTCTGCGCGGAACCGACATCGCAGTGAACTATCTCATAATTAAAATTACCATACTACACGTACACATCGAGAAATCTTGGCACCCTAACGCATCGAACACGCGTTAAACTTATGTTTCATTTGCTGTTATTTGTTGCTTAATTATCGCTAATAATAGTAATATCGATATCGCGTTAATTAATCCGCTACTTAAACGTCGATATATGTATCTATATATTAATCTTTCCATATTAAaaggaaaatttcaatttcttcgttCGATTTCTCTATATTTTGAAAACGCATTAATCGTTCATTTAAAACATTGACAAATACAAATGCTATAAATACTATGAGAAAATCCTACGTTATATGCTCAAATTGTCTCTTATATCTATTTTCATTGTGATTGAGTTACGAGGCTTCTAACTAATTAAATTCATATAATTAAGTTCAATTATGTTATGCCAGGTATTCTACAAATCGATCACCTTTCGATCTATTCTTTCTCCATctgataattaataaataagatacgtatttcaaataaaattcaattgaTATTTAACGGACAAAGTTTTGAAAatatctctttttttcttcgctATTTTACAGTACGtggattgaaaaatatttgatatgaCCATAAACACGTACTTAATATTCCCAGTGATAAAAATTTAACTTCAATAATATCGTAGTTAGATGTAACAGCGTGTTATGGATAGATACATGCAACGTATTAAATGCTCAACACGTTGATGCTCAACTTTTATTATACCTTTGAAGTATCATTTGGAATTAACACTTTCGTTTATTTAATCGTAGGAGTTGATACACAAGCAACGCGTTGCTTCTAAAATTGCTCTTTGCTAAGTTTTCCCATTTCAGCCGTCAAAGCGTTTAAGCGGCAAGAAATGACCCGGAGGATGGTGCCAAATACCAGCTTCCTTCCCTCCTGTCTTTGCCCATCGATTTAAAACATTTGCCCTCCGCGAGACGAAAGTTCTTCGCCATTCGAGCTAGGGTGCCGCGAAATCACCCTAATATTGGATTATATCGATATACTGGGCATACATATATCATAGCACGGGACTGGAACGTACAGGTTACTAAATTTCCGATTTCTTTACAGAGATAAAGATATTATGCAGATCAGCAGGTTGCAAATTGTACTGCTTCGGTGAAGCGTGGAATTTTTATCCTTGAAAGCAATCGTATCTTAATGTCTTAACTCTCGGCAAAaggatattaatttatttcgttgaaATTATTGGTAATTACGAACAACGGAgagataaatttaattaaaaattgaattgaaattataaatGTATATGACGAGTACAACGCACAATATCTCACATAACTGTGTCTAAAAAATGTTAGAATTTCGTTCTACGTTGACAAAGAgatatttcaaacaaaaatttCACCTTCTAACCtgtacaatttaaataaatcaaattGTTTGTGTTTTCTGTATCTATTACtagaataatattaatacaatctgttattctacttgaaaaaaaaaacagtctGATTTCTAAGAGAAATTTGaacaaaaaaagaattaaaagtctgaatgaatagaagaaaatgagaACGAATAATCCGTAGCTATGAATCTTTCCGCGTGATGTAAAATTACACGCGATTACTATATTTAATGGAAAAAAATCGTCGCTCCTTTATCGAGGATATTCGATCAGCGGGAGAAGACTCCACGGAGAGTTGAAAAAGTTGCCTTTGAAAAGCTGGCGGTGAGTAGCGACCTCGACAAGGTCGGTGCATTTAGGAACCCTTTAATCGAGTTGTTCGGTAGTCAGGGTAATGACGTGTGCTCGAGCACACAGCTCACGGTGTTTAGCACTTTATCTATCTTCTCCAAGTTATTAATGACACTCGCTGAGTCAGATGCCGCGGCGAAGTGCGGCATCTTCAGAGTTTAATATCCGAAGAATCGAGTCACTCGGCCGACTACTCGGCCGCGGACTTCTCCATCCGCTGCTGGCCTCGAGTAGTACACTCGTGCCGATGCGACGAGGCGCGCGACGAACAAGCTGGGGCATTTCGTTTCCAATATCCTTCACCCTGGCCGAAGAATCGAGTGTCGCCACTATTCGCGGCAAATAACACGCTTTCATTTTGCAGGAGCACATCGGACAAGTGGTTGGAATATAAAAAAGAACAGGAATTTTCGCCGCTCGGACCACCAGTTCGGGCTTACGAGAGAAATTTCGCGGCGGAGATCCGCGAGAGACAAAAGAGATAAAATCAGCTGGAAATCGCCCTCGCCAGAGAACATCCGTCAAATTCTAACAGTCGCGGCATCGATGTTGTTTCGTCTGAAAGATATACCATCGTtcttttaatttacattttacaccAATAGAAGTTAAATATAAATTGCAACGATGTACGAAAAACTAAGCTGTAATGGAGTAGTACATAGTAGAGTTAGGGACGATAATATGAATAACAATAGGACACTAGGTGTTTAGCAGTAGGttgatattttaataagaaaGGTAATAATAAGAAAGATTGTTAGTTATGATTATAGTATAAATATGGTTAAGCATATATTGTAAACAAGTAGAATGTAAATCAGGAGCCATCCTAAGGCACAAAGCAGggattaagaataaataaataaataaagaatactTTACTATAACATTCGTGTGTTGTTACTCGatttagtaattaattaatatccaagaacttaatttaataatatctatGCACGTATAGAGAGAATCgcttaaaatgtaaaataacaaactaattgttttGAGACTGTTGCAAAAATATCGATCTACTTTTCTTCGTTTTAGactaaaaaattcttttatacCTGCGATTATTTCTATGAACTCTCCTGCTTAAATGTCGCACGTGTTCGAGTTAGGTTAAGTTAGCGTTGCATGTGATCAATAATTTACTATTGCACGCAGTTAAAAATCGTTTGTAACCAGAGGCCAGGAAATCCGTATCTCGCATCTGGATTTATCAGAGAATGATCAgtgaaaaaatgaaatgaattttttatacgACATCGCATGCAGCGCGTCGTGTATTCGTAAATAAAGCATCGGAACTGGCATACAACTACCTTTCATTCGATAGTCGTGCCTTCAACGCTACGTAGGTAAAATCATTGATGGTCATTGAAACCGAAGAAGACGTCTGAAACTCAAGAAATTTATTACACGTGCGAATAATTATTAATGGTTGAATTTATGTAATCAATTCATGTAATTGATCTTCTAACCAGAGTATCTTTCGACAGTTTTCGCAATTACGGATTATTTGATCGCAACTTTTAATCGAACTTCTCGACAACCACCAGTGGGAAACACTAATAATTTAAAACAAATAAATTAGATTGAGAAAACAAGTTCGTGCAATATTAGCAGTCTTAAAATTGATGGAAACGTTAGCCCGTTGTTAATTTAGAAACATGAGACGCGTACGAAAGCAAAGTTGTGGCAATATCTTGAAAAAGGTCGTACGAAAATTTTGTTACACCATAAAAACACATGTCTCGGAGTTTTGCCACGAAACGGGACTTCATGGTTGCAAATATATTTGCGAACCTCAACGATCTACGATAGAAAGGTGAGTAAAACCATTATTTTATCGATTCGTTAAATATCACATAGATATAATATAACGATATTCTAAAGCAAAGTAATAACAGTAAAATGtaggaagaaaaaaatattttacatgcaACTATGTATACTACTTGTAAACTATGTAACTTACATGTAAACTATGTAATTTAAGTAATACTAAGTGTCAAATAAAATTCAACCTACATAGGTTCAGTGAATTAACTAATTAAAATCAATGTTAAGAGAACGAACAGAAACAAAGTGTAATTAACACTGAAACAAGCAAACTTTTGATTTCTACGATCGTTCAAAGTTAATTtcgaaaagaagtcgaaaaataGTTATATACATTTTATGCGTATTTTACAATTCATTTACTTTTATGCCACTTCAATTGTAGTCATCTGTATATACATGTACCTGCTACACCTACTACAGATAAGCTATTCGAGTGTCAAAAAGCAATAAAGAGCGATCAATATATGATTCAAAAACCATTAACATACGAATTCCAAAATTCATTTAGCCTACTGATTAAGCCGTGTATAGGTACATTATAAGTAGATGTCATTAATGGAACTTAATTTCACCTTTGTTTCAATTAAATCGAAGCGCGATGTAATCACGATACTATTCGTTCCGCGTTCATTTCGGTAGAATCGCATGGGCAATAATGGTGGTCTCATCGCTGTGCATTGCAATCGGAATGCTGAAAGTTACTCTGAATTATTACGAGCAGCATTTAGTTCTCTCGGTCATCGAAACGACCCATCATGGAATATGGAATTATCCGTTTCCAGCGGTTACGGTATGCGATATGAATCCCGTATCTCTTCAATTAACAAAAAAATTCACCGACAACTTGtgagtattttatttttcttttctctttcgttcttaATCGTCGATTAAACTTCCTGTTACTCGTTATATAGAATCTCTTATCGTGATTTAACGATAATCCTTGTTTCTTGATGATCGATTGATGATATATCACACAATTATATTTATGGTAAAGATTTAGTCAGTAACTTGTAGATCTTTCATTTGCATTTTCACCTGTATTTCGTTGTCGATATTTGATTAAAATCGTTATCGTGTAAACTTCCGTTATACTCATTACTGCCGCTCTTTTATCATCTTCTATTTTGTGTTAGCTTATACTGTATAGATATAGCAAACCACTTAAATTGTACAATAGCTTTTTCCTATTGTTTTTACAGGACATTTCCATCGAGTCTGTCGAAGGAATTTATAGCTCGAGAAATGAGATTACTGAACGAATTATTATATCCTGGTATATACGGATCACGCGTTCGAAATAATCTTTCGCGATTGCAGAACATTTTTGACATGAATAAGCTTTCAATACCAACGATCATGAACTCGGTAGGTAACAAAATTATAGGAAACATCATACAGCGTCATAATACAGAGAAAATAAACTTGCTAGCAAATATCTTTCATAGATTCGTATCTATCGAATCAAAGCTATTCGAGATTGTTAAATAAAGTGCCACCAAAGAAAGCACGTTGGATGTAAATGAGATTGAATTTCAGGTTACGCGAAATTGTCAAAGTTTGTTGGAGTCGTGTAAGTGGAAATCGAAGATTGAAAACTGCAGTACCATATTTCGATCAAGTATCAGCCGTGATGGATTATGTTGCAGCTTTAATTATATTACTTACGATTCGATTATGGAAAATccaaagtatatatatatatatatatatatatatatctagatTTAAGTATCTATATTAGTACATTGTTTCGTATATTAttgtttaaattataaattttattctctttctcttttaaatttttacatttctctttTAAATTTAAAGTATAAAACCACATAAAATGACATCGTGTGGATATCAGAGTGGACTCAATATATTGCTTAATCTGGATGTCGAAAATAATGATGCCGATATTATGGAATCTACGGAAATAAAGGTAATATTTCGTATTAATTTCTGATTGTGAAAAGAGACTGTTAAAAATTATACTCTTTTGTTACAATCTTTGAGTTCTCTTTTGCCCAATCTAATCTTCGATTCTTGTAACGTCTACTATATTTTTACAGATCATGCTACACGACCCTTACGATTATCCTGATCATAATGCACCGAGTAAATTGATAAGCGAGCATGAATATTCGTTTTTGACTGTCCAACCTGTAGAAACTTATTCGACCCTTGATATCAGAAAGCTAAAATCCACCATGAGAGAATGCATATTTTATGACGAAGCAAATAAAATGATTGGTAACGATTGGAACAGAAATTTCGTCCCCGCAAGATATTCATTCATAAATTGTCTAACGAACTGTCGAACAACTGTAATTAAGAAAAAATGTGGATGCATTCCATATTATTATCCGCAAAATGGTTAGCTTGCTGTAAATACAACTTGTTTTATCTCGTAAACTTGCAAAATATTCTATAGTGCAGCGTTTCTTTTGATAATTACTAGAtctgaaataaaacaaaaattatctataaaaaaaaataatcaaaatttaggAATATTCTTTCACGTTTTTCTACCTGTTAGctttaagataaataatattctgTTACAGATACCAGAGTATGCAATTTAAGAGATGTCGAATGCCTAGAAACGTTTAAATGTAAGTAATTCACaagtattattaattttccagCCTTTCTTTTTTATTGGCGATTTATTTATGAAACTAGGA
Coding sequences:
- the LOC117166606 gene encoding sodium channel protein Nach produces the protein MRRVRKQSCGNILKKVVRKFCYTIKTHVSEFCHETGLHGCKYICEPQRSTIERIAWAIMVVSSLCIAIGMLKVTLNYYEQHLVLSVIETTHHGIWNYPFPAVTVCDMNPVSLQLTKKFTDNLTFPSSLSKEFIAREMRLLNELLYPGIYGSRVRNNLSRLQNIFDMNKLSIPTIMNSVTRNCQSLLESCKWKSKIENCSTIFRSSISRDGLCCSFNYITYDSIMENPNIKPHKMTSCGYQSGLNILLNLDVENNDADIMESTEIKIMLHDPYDYPDHNAPSKLISEHEYSFLTVQPVETYSTLDIRKLKSTMRECIFYDEANKMIGNDWNRNFVPARYSFINCLTNCRTTVIKKKCGCIPYYYPQNDTRVCNLRDVECLETFKFWYDTSWPGTDMSPKTLQLVELDTKERPCNCKPDCNFYRYIMENSAGNLDKRVYYDGLTYTTYSSEGKTWKNQSIIHIFFGDLVSIQFRRDMHYSWRHLFATFGGLLGVFAGFSFMSIFEIIYFFIIRVLTDACVKRNTRNKSN